One part of the Saprospiraceae bacterium genome encodes these proteins:
- a CDS encoding vanadium-dependent haloperoxidase codes for MKQLSKLLLSTAFFVVLFTTSCNKSEAPDTTNNLMQSQENDVYHDWNSILMEIERYAAGYRPGPAPRALAYLGLSAYEACLGGMPAYQTLQHRLGIADMPAIQTNLYWPEVINASYGYLMTKFFENATFKDKAGNTLDKQQFLNLILTKERELKERYKLNTVETILNNSEAHGREVAAAIWRYSATDLVGYNGHLSPFPSDYVATSICDWRPTDQVSNRGMFPQWGKVRRFGLSQSDLDALVAPMECTDDKNSLMYAQAYEMYVYANLARKEAKGELECIAEFWSDDRVGWTFSPAPRFVAIADQIVEKENFDLEKTCLVYAQLGMALNDASVMAWYNKYKYNLERPINYIKRNIDPNFTIPWLGFTPPFPAYPSGHSTFGYAGAGIIEYFVGPNYKFTDHCHEQRTDFCGTPRSFNTLRGLAYENAFSRLPLGVHWRIDMEGGEFGGLLAAKRIHELPWKK; via the coding sequence ATGAAACAATTGTCCAAACTACTTTTAAGCACAGCTTTTTTTGTTGTGTTATTTACTACTTCTTGTAATAAATCAGAAGCTCCAGACACCACGAATAATCTGATGCAATCCCAGGAAAATGATGTGTATCATGACTGGAATAGTATTCTTATGGAAATAGAGCGTTATGCGGCTGGTTACCGTCCAGGTCCTGCTCCTAGAGCATTAGCATATTTGGGTTTAAGTGCCTATGAAGCTTGTTTAGGTGGAATGCCAGCTTACCAAACGCTTCAACATCGTTTAGGTATTGCAGATATGCCGGCTATACAAACAAATTTATATTGGCCCGAAGTAATCAATGCTTCTTATGGTTATTTGATGACTAAGTTTTTTGAAAATGCTACTTTTAAAGATAAAGCAGGTAATACTTTAGATAAACAACAATTTTTAAATTTGATTCTAACTAAGGAAAGAGAGTTAAAAGAACGCTATAAACTGAACACTGTTGAAACGATTCTAAACAATTCAGAAGCCCATGGTCGGGAAGTTGCTGCTGCAATCTGGAGATATTCCGCAACGGATCTTGTAGGATACAATGGTCATTTAAGCCCATTTCCTTCAGATTATGTTGCTACAAGTATCTGTGATTGGAGGCCTACGGATCAAGTAAGCAATAGAGGAATGTTTCCTCAATGGGGGAAAGTAAGAAGGTTTGGATTGAGCCAATCTGATTTAGATGCACTTGTAGCCCCTATGGAGTGCACAGATGATAAAAATTCATTAATGTATGCCCAGGCATATGAAATGTATGTATATGCTAACCTAGCAAGAAAAGAAGCTAAAGGAGAATTAGAATGTATCGCTGAATTTTGGAGTGATGATCGCGTTGGTTGGACATTTAGTCCAGCTCCTCGATTTGTAGCTATTGCAGACCAAATTGTTGAAAAAGAAAATTTTGATTTAGAAAAAACCTGTTTAGTTTATGCTCAACTAGGAATGGCTTTAAATGATGCTAGTGTTATGGCCTGGTATAATAAATACAAATACAATCTTGAAAGACCAATTAATTATATCAAACGTAATATTGACCCTAATTTTACAATTCCTTGGTTAGGTTTTACACCACCATTTCCAGCGTATCCTTCAGGACATTCTACATTTGGATATGCAGGTGCTGGTATCATTGAGTATTTCGTAGGACCAAACTATAAATTTACAGATCATTGCCATGAGCAAAGAACGGATTTCTGCGGTACACCTCGTAGTTTTAATACCTTAAGAGGATTAGCATATGAGAATGCATTTAGCAGATTACCTCTTGGTGTTCATTGGCGTATTGATATGGAAGGTGGTGAATTTGGTGGTTTATTAGCTGCTAAGAGAATTCACGAACTCCCTTGGAAAAAATAA
- a CDS encoding outer membrane beta-barrel protein: MRWLLFILFYAGIGTFDLNAQSKVEISGTVTDTLGIPLAFATIMILDAADSSYINFTQTDKSGNFNFKQNIEIPVIIKVNYLGYFPFEKELDPKNSNVFNLGSIRLVQINNVLFEVVIREAKAPLKMRGDTIEYDATTFKVPSGSTVEDLLRKLPGIDVAGDGTISSHGQNVNKVTVDGKRFFGDDPTMATKNLPAESVSKVQVFNEKSEQEKLTGLPLDKSQKTMNLELKEDFKKGGFGKLVAGIGVEEQETSIATTELKSKWELKGNYNKFNKKEQLSLLGIRNNTGRNGMNWNDYQDFKGQQSWEWNQAEEIFGFGSGQYFRYYGLGSEEEGDEFGSFEGYFGDDAAGLPNNSQAGINYNYEHNKLKWTSNYVYKQNNLLSEAIRKRQFFLPDNNYTTDDQSTQERRNGSHRAELIFEKEFDSLNTLVLKLRGNATFTQTIVSGLFNNLNSEDFLISKLDLNKNADRKNLGWQGVAYYKHKFKNKKRNFGINFIYNDNDRTTDENQYSKNEFYDLNLMDSISILDQFIQLTTDIRSIRSSALYVEPVGKDFSLQFFGNYIQRNDELNRNVFDKIQDDLILNYIYSRSNDHVFRTYKTGSILQYGKGGFNLSGGLAFQNIQLEGSFQEGNSQIKTIDRSYNNMTGSITANYQLSANRRIGFNYYGNVQEPNFRNLSPIIDNSNPLFIRVGNPDLDPERSHQFYGNYYGNNQATFTNYNFNLNYTYYDNQHISDQTVDSFLVTTSKMVNYKGGIRLSSYMGYGFPIIKNKLTIRSNYSYSYGLSKSIINAVLNDAVSNNHGLGISLSWTPNDQYSIYSDNRLNYSTTSYSIGSQQNYDVWSQVYNVQCNAKIVWKVFLNATLDYKIFTNQRFGAEYEVPILNASIYRLFLKGDRMEIRLSTYDLFNRNISIRQSASVNQISDTRTFLLSRYYLLSVSYNMRGIRASVKKSNDWMF; encoded by the coding sequence ATGAGATGGCTCTTATTTATACTCTTTTATGCCGGTATCGGGACATTCGATTTAAATGCCCAATCTAAAGTTGAGATTTCTGGGACAGTAACAGATACTTTGGGAATCCCTTTAGCATTTGCCACCATCATGATACTGGATGCAGCAGATAGCAGTTATATAAATTTTACCCAGACAGATAAATCGGGTAATTTTAATTTTAAACAAAATATTGAAATTCCGGTAATCATTAAAGTCAATTATTTAGGATATTTTCCATTTGAAAAAGAACTGGATCCTAAAAATTCCAATGTATTTAATTTGGGTTCTATTCGCCTTGTCCAAATTAATAATGTCCTGTTTGAGGTCGTGATTCGGGAGGCAAAAGCTCCGCTTAAAATGCGTGGAGATACCATTGAATATGATGCCACAACATTTAAAGTACCTTCTGGCTCAACTGTTGAAGATCTTTTAAGGAAATTACCTGGAATCGATGTAGCAGGAGATGGAACCATATCTAGTCATGGCCAGAATGTAAATAAAGTAACCGTAGATGGAAAACGTTTTTTTGGAGATGACCCCACAATGGCTACAAAAAATTTACCGGCCGAAAGCGTTTCAAAAGTCCAGGTCTTTAATGAGAAAAGTGAACAAGAAAAACTAACAGGACTGCCCTTAGATAAGAGTCAAAAGACTATGAACCTGGAACTTAAAGAAGATTTTAAAAAAGGTGGTTTTGGAAAGCTAGTTGCAGGCATCGGTGTAGAAGAACAGGAAACTTCCATTGCTACAACAGAACTCAAATCTAAATGGGAGCTCAAAGGGAATTATAATAAGTTTAATAAAAAAGAACAACTCAGTCTTCTTGGTATTCGAAATAATACAGGAAGAAATGGAATGAATTGGAATGACTATCAGGATTTTAAAGGACAACAAAGTTGGGAATGGAATCAAGCTGAGGAAATTTTTGGATTTGGCTCCGGACAGTATTTTAGATATTATGGTTTAGGATCTGAGGAGGAAGGTGATGAATTTGGCAGCTTTGAAGGATATTTCGGTGACGATGCAGCAGGTTTACCTAATAATTCTCAGGCAGGAATTAATTATAATTATGAGCATAACAAATTGAAATGGACATCAAACTATGTTTATAAACAAAATAATTTGCTTTCAGAAGCTATCCGGAAACGACAGTTTTTTCTTCCGGATAATAATTATACAACTGACGATCAAAGCACACAAGAAAGAAGAAATGGCAGCCACCGTGCGGAACTCATTTTTGAAAAGGAATTTGATTCTTTAAATACATTGGTTTTAAAATTGCGTGGAAATGCTACGTTTACACAAACCATTGTCAGTGGTTTGTTTAATAATTTAAACAGTGAAGATTTTTTAATCAGTAAGTTGGATTTAAATAAAAACGCGGATCGTAAAAATTTAGGTTGGCAAGGTGTAGCATATTATAAACACAAATTCAAAAACAAAAAGCGGAATTTTGGTATTAATTTTATTTATAATGATAATGATCGGACAACGGATGAAAATCAATATTCAAAAAATGAATTTTATGATTTGAATTTAATGGATTCCATTTCTATTCTGGATCAGTTTATTCAATTGACAACGGATATCCGATCTATCAGATCAAGTGCACTTTATGTCGAACCTGTCGGGAAGGATTTTTCATTACAATTTTTTGGAAATTACATACAGCGAAATGACGAACTTAACAGAAATGTGTTTGATAAAATACAAGATGACTTGATTCTAAATTATATTTATTCCAGATCTAATGATCACGTCTTTAGAACCTATAAAACCGGGAGTATTTTGCAATATGGAAAAGGTGGTTTCAATCTTTCTGGTGGACTAGCATTTCAAAATATTCAGCTTGAAGGTAGTTTTCAGGAAGGAAATAGTCAGATTAAAACCATTGATCGCAGCTATAATAACATGACAGGATCCATCACTGCGAACTATCAATTATCTGCAAATCGCCGAATTGGATTTAATTATTATGGCAATGTACAGGAACCAAATTTCAGAAATCTTTCTCCAATAATTGATAATAGTAATCCGCTTTTTATTCGTGTGGGAAATCCGGATTTGGACCCGGAAAGATCACACCAGTTTTACGGAAATTATTATGGCAACAATCAAGCGACATTTACAAATTATAATTTCAATTTGAATTATACATACTACGATAATCAGCACATTTCCGATCAAACGGTTGATAGTTTTTTAGTGACTACCAGCAAGATGGTAAATTACAAGGGAGGCATACGATTAAGCTCATATATGGGCTACGGATTTCCAATAATTAAAAACAAATTGACTATAAGAAGTAATTACAGTTATTCCTATGGATTGTCCAAGAGTATTATAAATGCAGTACTTAATGATGCCGTTTCAAATAATCACGGACTTGGAATATCCTTGTCATGGACTCCAAACGATCAATATTCAATTTATTCTGATAATAGATTGAATTATTCAACTACATCATATTCTATTGGATCGCAACAAAATTATGATGTTTGGAGTCAAGTTTACAACGTTCAATGTAATGCAAAAATAGTATGGAAAGTATTTTTGAATGCCACTCTTGATTATAAAATATTTACAAATCAAAGGTTTGGAGCTGAGTACGAGGTGCCAATATTGAATGCTTCAATCTATCGGCTTTTCCTTAAAGGAGACAGAATGGAAATTAGATTATCTACCTATGATTTATTTAATAGAAATATTTCAATTCGCCAATCTGCTTCTGTCAATCAAATTTCAGATACTCGAACGTTTTTATTATCAAGGTATTATTTATTAAGTGTAAGTTATAATATGAGAGGAATTCGTGCAAGTGTTAAAAAATCTAATGATTGGATGTTTTAA
- a CDS encoding Hsp20/alpha crystallin family protein translates to MMYTNYYSAIPKVFSGKAPCAMDTSCKTDLKSTFQKTVIPKMNVEQHEQEIRLEFSLPGVLKDQLNLQFKDQLLTLQAQRILEDTQQVQFKHREFGNVKYERILQLPEDIISDSIEAKLVNGILKVTLKRAPKRTKTIEVK, encoded by the coding sequence ATGATGTACACAAATTATTATTCAGCGATTCCAAAAGTATTTTCAGGTAAAGCACCCTGTGCAATGGACACTTCATGTAAAACAGATTTGAAATCTACATTTCAAAAAACGGTCATACCGAAAATGAATGTAGAGCAACACGAACAAGAAATCAGACTTGAGTTTTCTCTACCAGGAGTTTTAAAAGATCAATTGAACTTGCAATTTAAAGACCAGTTATTAACATTACAAGCGCAAAGAATTCTAGAGGATACTCAACAAGTTCAATTCAAGCACCGTGAATTTGGAAATGTAAAGTATGAAAGAATCCTTCAACTTCCAGAAGATATTATTTCAGATTCTATTGAAGCCAAACTGGTAAATGGAATTTTAAAAGTGACGTTAAAAAGAGCTCCTAAAAGGACAAAAACAATTGAAGTAAAATAA
- the pckA gene encoding phosphoenolpyruvate carboxykinase (ATP) yields the protein MSFLGKISSKSSIESFGIKNSTNQYCNLSSDELVNESLSRNMGSLSNTGALCIRTGEFTGRSPEDKFTVDNEITHDSVDWNKFNKPFPQGKFDALFNKVCHYFEGIEVFIQDSYACADPRYRIRVRIFAEYPWSAQFAGNMFIRLTEDQIENFDPEWCIYCAPGFRADPSVDGTRQHNFSMIDFKSKRILIGGSAYTGEIKKSIFTILNFVLPYQKQVLSMHCSANIGKQGDTTIFFGLSGTGKTTLSADPERGLIGDDEHGWSDTGIFNFEGGCYAKCIDLTEEKEPDIFNAIKTEAILENIGFQEASNIPDYSDSSITENTRVSYPIEHIRNAVIPSIGGHPRNIFFLTCDAYGILPPISKLTTGQAMYHFISGYTAKVAGTEAGITEPKATFSSCFGAPFLPLHPTFYASMLGKKIDEFKPNIWLVNTGWTAGPYGIGSRIKLSFTRALITAAMNGNLDLVNYQVHEIFGLKFPTSCPEVPSEILNPKNTWQDPEAYDQKANALAELFIHNFEKFKSKADAEMLAAAPKLLVG from the coding sequence ATGAGCTTTTTAGGTAAAATCTCCTCCAAATCCTCGATTGAAAGTTTTGGAATCAAAAATTCAACCAATCAATATTGTAATTTATCATCAGACGAACTTGTAAATGAAAGTTTGAGCCGAAACATGGGCAGTTTAAGTAATACTGGAGCCCTCTGTATCAGGACCGGTGAATTTACTGGCCGGAGCCCGGAAGATAAATTTACGGTGGATAATGAAATCACGCATGATTCGGTTGACTGGAATAAATTCAACAAGCCGTTTCCACAAGGTAAGTTCGATGCATTATTTAATAAAGTTTGCCATTATTTTGAAGGAATAGAAGTATTTATACAAGATTCTTATGCATGTGCCGACCCAAGGTATCGCATTCGTGTAAGAATATTTGCAGAATATCCCTGGAGTGCTCAGTTTGCAGGAAATATGTTTATCCGATTAACCGAGGACCAAATCGAAAATTTTGATCCTGAGTGGTGCATTTATTGTGCCCCGGGCTTTCGTGCTGACCCCTCGGTTGATGGTACCCGGCAGCATAATTTTTCAATGATAGACTTTAAATCCAAGCGAATTTTAATTGGGGGTTCAGCATATACCGGAGAAATTAAAAAATCCATTTTCACCATTTTAAATTTTGTATTGCCCTATCAAAAGCAGGTACTTTCAATGCATTGTTCTGCAAATATTGGAAAACAAGGAGATACTACCATCTTTTTTGGTTTGTCTGGTACTGGTAAAACAACCTTATCCGCAGATCCAGAAAGAGGATTAATCGGAGACGATGAACACGGATGGTCAGATACCGGTATATTTAATTTTGAAGGAGGATGTTATGCAAAATGTATCGATCTAACCGAAGAGAAGGAACCTGATATCTTCAATGCAATTAAGACAGAAGCCATATTGGAAAATATTGGCTTTCAAGAAGCTAGTAACATTCCTGATTATTCAGATTCAAGCATTACAGAAAACACCCGGGTTTCATACCCTATTGAACATATTCGCAATGCAGTGATTCCTTCGATCGGTGGCCACCCACGGAATATTTTCTTTTTAACTTGTGATGCCTATGGAATTTTACCTCCAATTAGTAAATTGACCACAGGTCAAGCTATGTATCATTTTATTTCTGGATATACCGCTAAAGTTGCGGGTACTGAAGCAGGGATTACGGAACCAAAAGCTACGTTCTCAAGTTGTTTTGGAGCGCCTTTTTTACCTTTACATCCAACCTTTTATGCCAGTATGTTAGGTAAAAAAATTGATGAATTTAAACCTAATATATGGTTGGTTAACACTGGATGGACTGCCGGACCTTATGGAATTGGTAGCAGAATCAAATTATCCTTTACACGTGCTTTGATTACAGCTGCTATGAATGGAAATTTAGATCTGGTAAATTATCAAGTTCATGAAATTTTTGGATTAAAATTTCCTACTTCTTGTCCTGAAGTTCCATCCGAAATATTAAATCCAAAAAATACCTGGCAAGACCCGGAAGCTTATGATCAGAAAGCAAATGCATTGGCAGAATTATTCATCCACAATTTTGAAAAGTTCAAATCTAAAGCAGATGCTGAAATGCTTGCAGCAGCACCTAAGCTATTAGTGGGATAA
- a CDS encoding UvrD-helicase domain-containing protein, protein MNSFLEGLNPVQKNAVTETSGPVMVIAGPGSGKTRVLTYRLAYLIQSGVKPHNILSLTFTNKAAKEMTERISHLVGNEVRKVWSGTFHSIFARILRVEAPKIGYPSSFSIYDTEDSKSTISEIIKELNLNPKEYNVNSVRMRISSAKSNLITPIMYERDSILLDQDRENKMPETFRIYKKYVQHCVRGGAMDFDDLLLQLFRLLQENPDQVLEKYRKQFQYVLVDEFQDTNYLQYAIIKKLVLYKDSPRNICIVGDDAQSIYAFRGATIKNILDFEQDFPDAKIFKLEQNYRSTQHIVKAANDVINYNAKQIKKEIWTEIESGHKIKLLKCTTDVEEGRKVADYIVELKNRFHLKNKEIAILYRTNAQSRIFEEQLRRVNILYKVFGGMSFYQRKEIKDLLAYLRLIVNLKDNEAFKRIINYPKRGIGDTTVDKFIAFASENDCSLWEACTNFDLSPRTAQSLKQFKMQIQEVQQYSLKSDAYNTAMYAFKLSGMSAELKQDLTNEGIQRLENVMALLDGVKTFTEEDEVEVVEGVDKSLTSYLQSISLISEMDQADETADYVTLMSVHSAKGLEYRGVIVAGMEENLFPSYMATKDADQIDEERRLFYVAITRAKQHLALSYASTRYLYGNLKMCEPSRFIDEIESERMEIDKNAKNAVFDLLDDRPVPKQKWVLSKPKYIQEPIKNFLASPSESIQSGMQVIHQKFGRGKVIHIEGKSDTRVATILFQEIDNPQRKIILKFAKLQIVN, encoded by the coding sequence ATGAACTCATTCCTTGAAGGACTTAACCCAGTACAAAAAAATGCAGTAACAGAAACCTCTGGCCCTGTTATGGTAATTGCAGGTCCAGGATCTGGCAAAACGCGTGTTTTAACCTATAGATTGGCATATCTAATTCAAAGTGGTGTAAAACCCCATAATATTCTTTCTCTGACATTTACTAACAAAGCAGCAAAAGAGATGACGGAAAGAATTAGTCATCTAGTTGGAAATGAAGTTCGCAAGGTATGGAGTGGTACATTTCATAGCATTTTCGCAAGAATTCTTCGGGTAGAGGCTCCAAAGATTGGTTATCCTTCTTCGTTTTCTATTTATGATACGGAGGATAGTAAAAGCACTATAAGTGAAATTATTAAAGAGTTAAATTTAAATCCCAAGGAATATAATGTGAATAGCGTTCGGATGCGGATCTCATCCGCAAAATCTAATTTGATAACTCCGATTATGTATGAGCGCGATTCCATTTTATTAGATCAGGATCGGGAAAATAAAATGCCGGAAACTTTTAGAATTTATAAAAAATATGTACAGCATTGTGTACGGGGTGGTGCAATGGATTTTGATGATCTTTTATTACAACTTTTTCGCTTACTGCAGGAAAATCCGGATCAGGTTTTAGAAAAATACAGAAAGCAATTTCAATATGTATTAGTAGATGAGTTTCAGGATACAAATTATTTGCAATATGCGATCATCAAAAAGTTAGTACTCTATAAGGATAGCCCACGGAATATATGTATTGTCGGAGACGATGCACAAAGTATCTATGCTTTTCGGGGTGCAACGATCAAGAATATTTTGGATTTTGAACAAGATTTTCCGGATGCAAAAATTTTTAAACTTGAGCAAAATTATAGGAGTACACAACATATTGTAAAAGCAGCGAATGATGTTATTAATTACAATGCGAAACAGATTAAAAAGGAAATATGGACAGAAATAGAATCCGGTCATAAAATTAAATTATTAAAATGCACGACAGATGTAGAGGAAGGAAGAAAAGTTGCAGATTATATTGTTGAATTAAAAAACAGATTTCATTTAAAGAACAAGGAAATAGCAATCCTGTATAGAACGAACGCACAATCCAGAATTTTTGAAGAGCAGTTACGCCGGGTAAATATTCTCTACAAAGTTTTCGGTGGAATGTCTTTTTACCAGAGAAAGGAAATAAAAGATCTTTTAGCATATTTGAGACTCATTGTAAATTTAAAAGATAACGAAGCATTTAAAAGAATTATAAACTACCCTAAAAGAGGCATTGGTGATACTACTGTTGACAAATTTATTGCCTTTGCATCTGAAAATGATTGTTCTCTTTGGGAAGCTTGTACAAATTTTGATTTAAGCCCCCGTACTGCCCAAAGTCTCAAACAATTTAAAATGCAGATTCAGGAGGTGCAACAATATTCTTTAAAATCAGATGCATACAATACGGCAATGTATGCATTTAAACTTTCTGGAATGTCCGCCGAATTAAAGCAAGATTTAACAAATGAAGGCATTCAACGATTAGAAAACGTCATGGCATTATTGGATGGCGTTAAGACCTTTACGGAAGAAGATGAAGTTGAGGTAGTAGAAGGTGTGGATAAATCTTTGACTTCCTATTTGCAATCCATTTCTTTAATATCTGAGATGGATCAAGCTGATGAAACTGCAGATTATGTAACCTTGATGTCTGTTCATTCAGCAAAGGGATTAGAATATAGAGGCGTTATTGTTGCCGGCATGGAAGAAAATTTATTTCCGAGTTATATGGCAACAAAGGATGCAGACCAAATAGATGAGGAGCGTCGCTTATTTTATGTTGCGATTACCAGAGCTAAACAGCATTTAGCATTGTCCTATGCAAGTACGAGGTATTTATATGGCAATTTGAAAATGTGCGAACCCAGTCGTTTTATTGATGAAATTGAATCTGAACGAATGGAGATTGACAAGAATGCTAAAAATGCTGTTTTTGATTTATTAGACGATCGCCCGGTGCCAAAACAAAAGTGGGTGTTGTCTAAACCAAAATACATCCAAGAGCCCATTAAGAATTTTTTAGCAAGCCCTTCAGAATCGATACAATCTGGTATGCAAGTAATCCATCAAAAGTTTGGCAGGGGAAAAGTGATTCATATTGAAGGAAAATCGGATACCCGGGTGGCCACCATATTATTTCAGGAAATAGATAATCCACAGCGGAAAATCATCTTAAAATTTGCAAAATTACAGATTGTAAATTAG
- a CDS encoding Hsp20/alpha crystallin family protein produces MRNNQFNKLVPFVQIVDDLISKTMHDYSGGQIWKHNTPGLNVADTDQEIVLELAAPGLEKSDFKIQIEDHFLVISVDKKQEATEKKENYTKQEFSFHSFKRMLEIPNNVDTDKIIASYENGILNIKIPKLAEINKNVKTIEIA; encoded by the coding sequence ATGAGAAATAATCAATTTAATAAGTTAGTACCTTTTGTGCAAATTGTTGATGACCTAATATCAAAAACAATGCATGATTATTCAGGTGGTCAAATTTGGAAACACAACACTCCTGGACTGAATGTTGCAGATACGGATCAGGAAATCGTATTAGAACTTGCAGCACCTGGCTTGGAGAAGTCGGATTTTAAGATTCAAATAGAAGATCATTTTCTGGTAATCTCTGTTGATAAAAAACAAGAGGCTACAGAAAAGAAGGAAAATTATACGAAACAAGAATTTAGTTTTCATTCATTTAAAAGAATGCTTGAAATTCCAAATAATGTAGATACGGATAAAATAATTGCAAGTTATGAAAATGGAATTTTAAATATCAAAATTCCAAAATTAGCTGAAATTAACAAAAACGTCAAGACAATAGAAATAGCATAA
- a CDS encoding GLPGLI family protein → MEKYIYLFLIGFLLNPYFINCQSVHGEVIYAQSNNWSKIASLMPYLNQEEKDRIQLSWGKSGGYTEKMKLLFNDSLSHYTYVRDDKGEESNWSYKKLSYEIYRNYLDQTSFDRMDLLGKIYIVKDKIQKRKWKIVGEIKEVGGYVCMKAETYDTIKNQKIIAWFTDKILVPLGPAEFGGLPGLILEININDNASSIIAETINLDKIVKINSPKTKGKLISHEKYQGIVKTYIQDCIERRRNPFWDLRY, encoded by the coding sequence ATGGAAAAATATATTTATTTATTTTTAATTGGATTTTTACTGAATCCTTATTTTATAAATTGTCAATCCGTCCATGGTGAAGTGATTTATGCACAATCAAACAATTGGTCAAAAATAGCTTCATTAATGCCGTACTTAAACCAGGAGGAGAAAGATCGTATTCAGCTGAGTTGGGGGAAAAGCGGTGGATATACAGAGAAAATGAAATTATTATTTAATGATTCATTATCTCATTATACCTATGTAAGAGATGATAAAGGGGAGGAGTCAAATTGGAGTTATAAAAAGCTTAGCTACGAAATTTATCGGAATTATTTAGATCAGACTAGTTTTGATAGAATGGATTTATTAGGTAAAATTTATATTGTTAAAGATAAGATTCAAAAGAGAAAATGGAAAATTGTAGGAGAGATTAAAGAAGTAGGCGGCTATGTTTGCATGAAGGCGGAGACCTATGATACGATTAAAAATCAAAAGATCATTGCATGGTTTACGGACAAAATTTTAGTGCCACTTGGGCCTGCTGAATTTGGAGGGCTTCCGGGATTAATACTCGAAATCAATATAAATGATAATGCCAGCAGCATCATAGCAGAAACTATAAATTTGGATAAAATTGTTAAAATTAATTCGCCCAAAACAAAAGGCAAGTTAATCTCTCATGAAAAATATCAAGGAATTGTTAAAACCTATATTCAGGACTGTATCGAGCGTAGGAGAAATCCATTTTGGGATTTAAGATATTAG
- a CDS encoding HAMP domain-containing histidine kinase gives MNLYTKTSRWKILLILVGIVFMVMPLIYSNYLAKKLSNLELTKVQLFQKTLLEITKTTEADPNKDVTYELEMLTTTIQDLKVMAINKDQKIELYNFDEKIDTLELLEDFKSSGQAPLESELYTIYYQNPPILTLLTYFPLVQLFLLLLYAAIGYAVFNASRREEQNRIWVGMAKETAHQLGTPISGMIGWLENLRNADHSQEEQRKIIDEMEYDVMKLQQVADRFSKIGSQPELKEMDLVPELIQCKNYIAARASRNIQFEFSELKEHLYFAKININLFSWIIENVLRNALDAMGDTGKISFQISQDDAWVNIDIIDTGKGIPSSDWKKVFKPGFTTKSRGWGLGLSLGSRIIENYHQGKLFIKRSELGKGTTFTIQLPRIS, from the coding sequence ATGAATTTATACACAAAAACAAGTAGGTGGAAAATTTTATTAATACTCGTTGGTATTGTATTCATGGTAATGCCTTTGATATATTCAAATTATCTAGCAAAAAAACTCTCTAATTTAGAATTAACCAAGGTACAATTATTTCAAAAAACGCTGCTTGAAATTACAAAAACTACGGAGGCTGATCCGAATAAAGATGTGACCTATGAATTAGAAATGTTAACCACTACGATTCAGGATTTAAAAGTAATGGCAATTAACAAAGATCAAAAAATTGAATTATACAATTTTGATGAAAAGATAGATACATTAGAATTATTAGAGGATTTTAAAAGCTCTGGACAAGCTCCGTTGGAAAGTGAACTGTATACAATTTATTATCAAAATCCGCCCATACTTACCTTATTAACTTATTTTCCTTTGGTCCAATTGTTTTTATTATTGCTTTATGCAGCGATTGGTTATGCAGTGTTTAATGCATCCAGAAGAGAAGAGCAAAATAGAATTTGGGTTGGCATGGCGAAAGAAACTGCACATCAATTAGGAACGCCAATTTCAGGTATGATAGGCTGGCTTGAGAATCTTAGAAATGCAGATCATTCTCAAGAAGAACAACGCAAGATCATTGATGAAATGGAATACGATGTTATGAAATTACAGCAAGTTGCAGATCGTTTTTCTAAAATTGGATCTCAACCAGAATTAAAAGAAATGGACTTAGTTCCGGAACTTATACAATGTAAAAATTATATTGCAGCCCGGGCATCCAGAAATATTCAATTTGAATTTTCTGAATTAAAGGAGCATCTCTATTTTGCTAAAATAAATATTAATTTATTTTCCTGGATTATTGAAAATGTATTGCGGAATGCACTGGATGCTATGGGGGATACTGGGAAAATCAGTTTTCAAATAAGCCAGGATGACGCTTGGGTCAATATTGATATTATCGATACAGGAAAAGGGATTCCATCGTCCGATTGGAAAAAGGTATTTAAACCTGGATTTACTACCAAAAGCAGAGGTTGGGGACTTGGTCTTTCTTTAGGCAGTAGAATTATTGAAAACTATCATCAAGGCAAGTTATTCATTAAACGATCTGAACTTGGAAAAGGTACTACTTTTACAATTCAATTGCCAAGAATTTCCTAA